In a single window of the Antennarius striatus isolate MH-2024 chromosome 3, ASM4005453v1, whole genome shotgun sequence genome:
- the LOC137592124 gene encoding sialate:O-sulfotransferase 2-like, whose amino-acid sequence MDVCGKRVHFFFLSVLFLTTGTIIFLYFGFPGVSHGEGVPRTDKTTYRKLEVKEKSDNNKDKFLLRTKYIGCYPDNTQNKALRGYSFVDHNMTALHCQNNCGERGYKYAGLEAGTMCFCGNLVFTHTTVDRDCKMFCRGETTLCGGVNRLSVFKLMSRYEKPIFKGCFHRPDNITLAFPISTVIQNMSVDKCVVMCTEKEKSLAVLAGDHCHCGFPTHLFSLHELQNEDMCLPHCPGGEFERCGNNEYFVVYRTQIQDNRCLERGFLPPQENKLVALTSYPGSGNTWVRHLIELTTGFYTGSIYFDKTLYSQGFKGEREDGRKGTTICIKTHSKKKESIDEFDSTILLIRNPYKAIISEFNRKHGGHTGFASKDDWKGTGWSVYVKNGAHSWNSHILNWLSYGKNIKVIYYEDLQRNLLPQLRKIVQFLGLKVSDDRLLCVEGEKDGEFKRSKKGNLEYNPYTPEMHASISEYIRIVDAALKERQQPGLPEEYMAK is encoded by the exons ATGGACGTCTGTGGGAAACGTGTgcacttcttcttcctcagcgtCCTCTTCCTCACTACTGGAACCATCATCTTCCTGTACTTTGGTTTTCCTGGGGTTAGCCATGGAGAGGGGGTGCCCAGGACCGATAAAACCACCTACAGGAAACTTGAGGTCAAGGAAAAAAGTGACAATAACAAGGACAAGTTCCTCTTAAGAA CAAAGTATATTGGCTGCTATCCTGACAACACTCAGAATAAAGCACTGCGAGGATATTCCTTTGTTGATCACAACATGACTGCCCTCCATTGCCAGAACAACTGTGGTGAAAG AGGTTACAAATATGCAGGTCTGGAGGCTGGAACCATGTGCTTCTGTGGTAACCTAGTCTTCACGCACACCACAGTAGACAGAGattgcaaaatgttttgtaGAGGAGAGACAACCCTGTGTGGAGGAGTCAACCGACTGTCTGTCTTCAAGCTGATGAGTCGCT ATGAAAAGCCCATTTTCAAAGGATGTTTCCACAGACCAGACAACATCACTCTTGCATTTCCTATCAGTACAGTCATCCAAAACATGTCTGTGGACAAATGTGTGGTCATGTGCACAGAGAAG GAGAAATCATTGGCTGTTCTGGCTGGGGATCATTGTCACTGTGGTTTTCCAACTCATCTCTTCTCCCTTCATGAGCTGCAGAATGAGGACATGTGTCTCCCCCACTGCCCGGGGGGAGAGTTTGAGAGGTGTGGGAACAATGAGTACTTTGTTGTGTATCGGACACAGATTCAAG ATAACCGCTGCCTGGAACGAGGTTTCCTGCCTCCTCAGGAAAACAAACTTGTGGCCCTCACCAGTTATCCTGGATCCGGCAACACCTGGGTACGGCATCTCATAGAGCTCACCACTGGCTTCTACACTGGCAGTATATACTTTGACAAAACTCTTTACAGTCAGG GATTTaaaggagagagggaagacGGGAGGAAGGGGACAACTATCTGCATTAAGACACACAGCAAAAAGAAGGAGAGTATTGATGAATTTGATTCCACCATCCTATTGATCCGAAATCCCTACAAAGCCATCATATCAgaatttaacagaaaacatgGTGGCCACACTGGATTTGCTTCCAAGGATGACTGGAAAGGGACAG GATGGTCTGTGTATGTGAAGAATGGTGCTCATTCGTGGAATTCCCACATATTGAATTGGCTGAGTTACGGAAAAAACATCAAGGTGATCTACTATGAGGACCTTCAGAGGAATCTGCTCCCCCAACTGAGGAAAATAGTCCAGTTCCTGGGATTGAAGGTTTCTGACGACCGCCTGCTGTGTGTCGAAGGCGAGAAAGATGGAGAGTTTAAACGATCAAAGAAAGGAAACCTTGAATACAACCCTTATACTCCTGAAATGCATGCCAGCATCAGTGAATACATTAGAATAGTAGATGCTGCCTTGAAGGAAAGACAGCAACCTGGACTACCAGAGGAATATATGGCAAAATGA